A region from the Desulfomonile tiedjei genome encodes:
- a CDS encoding 3-oxoacid CoA-transferase — protein MALQYNMMEMMICAASRYLEDGKTVAVGTGAPCAAAMLAQKMNSPSLVILFEAGGVAPTMPQMPISVGDSRTFFRGIMAAGMCEMMTTCSRGLVDYAFLGGAEIDKYGNINSTVIGDYHKPKVRFPGSGGANDFASMCWRTLIMTVHTKSRFVEKVSFLTSPGYLTGPGAREAAGLPPNTGPYKIITDLAVLGFDDESKIMKLESMHPRVEINKVKEETGFDLIIPDFVQTTSPPSHAELKILRGEVDPLRLVIGR, from the coding sequence ATGGCTCTTCAATACAATATGATGGAAATGATGATTTGCGCGGCTTCAAGGTATCTGGAGGACGGAAAGACCGTGGCAGTGGGCACAGGGGCCCCATGTGCCGCCGCGATGTTGGCCCAAAAGATGAACTCCCCCAGCCTGGTCATCCTCTTCGAGGCAGGCGGAGTCGCGCCTACCATGCCGCAGATGCCGATTTCCGTCGGTGACTCCAGGACCTTCTTCCGTGGCATCATGGCTGCGGGCATGTGCGAAATGATGACCACGTGTTCCAGAGGCCTGGTCGACTATGCATTCCTTGGCGGCGCTGAGATTGACAAATACGGCAACATAAATTCTACGGTGATAGGCGACTATCACAAACCAAAGGTACGGTTTCCGGGAAGTGGCGGAGCGAATGACTTTGCTTCCATGTGCTGGCGCACTTTGATTATGACGGTACACACAAAATCGCGTTTTGTGGAGAAAGTAAGCTTCTTGACCAGCCCGGGCTACCTCACGGGGCCGGGCGCGAGGGAAGCGGCGGGCCTGCCGCCAAATACCGGCCCGTACAAGATAATCACCGATCTGGCAGTGCTGGGATTTGACGACGAATCCAAGATCATGAAGCTGGAATCAATGCACCCCCGCGTGGAAATAAACAAGGTGAAAGAAGAAACCGGCTTTGATCTGATCATACCGGATTTTGTGCAGACAACCTCCCCGCCTTCACACGCGGAACTCAAAATCCTCCGTGGAGAGGTGGACCCATTGAGATTAGTGATAGGGCGATGA
- a CDS encoding CoA transferase subunit A encodes MQVVEQGSNVLFMDPDPDNAREFFSKKSRAMTDKRMTVKEAVDKFVPDGCFLAVGGFGANRIPTAALHEIVRQKRKNLGFFGHTSTHDFQILCAGRCINRVDAAYIVGLEARGLSPNARRVMESGEVEVTEWTNYALAVRLRAAAEGVSFGIARCMMGTDTFKMSAAKVIECPFTGKKLVALPAIWPDIAIIHVHEADIYGNCHIRGISIADLELARAAKHLVVTTERFVGNHAIRLNPTRTVIPFYLVDAVIEVPYGSYPGNMPYEYFSDEQHLGLWLKVEKDPDEFAKFLDKHIFNVTHFEEYLELCGGIARMKDLRNLEGLVDRL; translated from the coding sequence ATGCAAGTTGTCGAACAAGGCAGCAATGTGCTCTTTATGGACCCTGATCCGGACAACGCACGCGAGTTCTTTTCAAAGAAATCTCGCGCCATGACCGACAAGAGAATGACCGTCAAGGAAGCGGTGGATAAATTTGTTCCGGACGGTTGCTTCCTCGCAGTGGGGGGGTTCGGTGCCAACAGGATTCCCACCGCAGCATTGCACGAGATCGTTCGCCAGAAGCGCAAGAATCTAGGCTTCTTTGGGCACACCTCCACCCATGACTTTCAAATACTTTGCGCAGGCCGGTGTATCAATCGCGTTGACGCGGCGTACATAGTGGGCCTCGAAGCACGCGGGTTGTCGCCCAACGCTCGGCGTGTCATGGAATCCGGCGAAGTCGAGGTGACGGAATGGACCAATTACGCTCTGGCCGTGCGCTTGCGAGCCGCGGCCGAAGGCGTTTCCTTCGGCATCGCACGCTGTATGATGGGAACGGACACGTTCAAGATGTCTGCGGCAAAGGTCATAGAATGCCCCTTCACCGGAAAGAAATTAGTGGCTCTGCCCGCGATCTGGCCTGATATAGCGATCATCCATGTCCACGAGGCGGATATATACGGCAACTGTCATATCCGGGGGATTTCCATAGCCGACCTGGAGCTGGCGCGGGCTGCCAAACACCTTGTTGTCACAACCGAACGATTCGTCGGTAATCATGCCATCCGGCTGAATCCGACACGCACGGTAATCCCGTTTTATCTTGTCGACGCAGTGATCGAAGTTCCGTACGGGAGCTACCCGGGCAACATGCCGTATGAATACTTCTCCGACGAGCAGCATCTCGGGCTGTGGCTAAAAGTGGAAAAAGACCCGGATGAGTTTGCCAAATTCCTCGACAAACACATTTTCAATGTGACTCATTTTGAGGAGTATCTGGAGCTTTGCGGAGGCATAGCACGGATGAAGGACCTGAGAAATCTCGAAGGGCTGGTCGATCGTTTGTGA
- a CDS encoding GNAT family N-acetyltransferase, whose translation MATPLPTPPEPDSGRYEAKAFTKDGNPIYIRPIRSTDADLLVGLFNSLSPKSIFFRFLRNWKSVPPEMVACFTQIDCRQNVAMVALEQSHSRERMLGLCGILRHPQSTKGELAVVVCDPWQGKGVGAKLVEISVQVARDLGMTELWGIISPENTTMLAMAGKLGFSVRKDPQADLYEIEMKL comes from the coding sequence ATGGCGACACCGCTACCCACGCCACCAGAGCCAGATTCAGGGCGATACGAAGCGAAGGCCTTCACCAAGGACGGCAATCCTATTTATATCAGACCGATCAGGAGCACGGATGCCGATCTATTGGTGGGATTGTTCAATTCGTTGTCGCCGAAGAGCATCTTTTTCAGGTTCCTTAGAAACTGGAAGAGCGTCCCGCCCGAGATGGTAGCCTGCTTCACGCAAATCGATTGCCGACAGAATGTAGCGATGGTCGCATTGGAGCAGTCGCATTCTCGAGAGCGGATGCTCGGGCTGTGCGGCATTTTAAGGCACCCACAGTCCACTAAAGGGGAACTTGCGGTGGTGGTCTGCGATCCGTGGCAAGGGAAAGGGGTAGGCGCAAAACTGGTCGAAATCTCCGTTCAAGTAGCCAGGGACCTGGGCATGACGGAGCTATGGGGGATTATCTCTCCCGAGAACACGACAATGCTGGCTATGGCGGGAAAACTAGGCTTCTCAGTGCGAAAAGACCCCCAAGCAGACCTTTACGAGATTGAGATGAAGCTATAG
- a CDS encoding cache domain-containing protein: MKAVLFLVGVLLFMFAASGPTKADDAEEVQNLVERAVAMVKDRGKEATLKAVNDRQGPFVKGDLYVFAMRMDNVMVGHPHEHSLRGVNLNFVKDAAETPLFQRFKEVVEAQGSGWVEYQWAKPGSKDPSPKKSFIKKVPGEDLYVGAGYYLDTKPAGR; the protein is encoded by the coding sequence ATGAAAGCCGTTCTTTTTTTGGTGGGAGTTCTGTTGTTTATGTTTGCGGCGTCCGGACCGACCAAGGCGGATGATGCCGAGGAGGTGCAAAACCTGGTCGAGCGCGCGGTTGCCATGGTCAAAGATCGCGGCAAAGAAGCGACGCTGAAAGCCGTCAACGACAGGCAAGGCCCTTTTGTCAAAGGGGATTTGTATGTGTTTGCTATGAGAATGGACAATGTCATGGTGGGCCATCCGCATGAGCATTCGTTGCGAGGGGTCAACCTGAACTTTGTCAAAGATGCTGCTGAAACCCCTTTGTTCCAGCGCTTCAAGGAAGTTGTCGAAGCGCAAGGCTCAGGATGGGTTGAATACCAGTGGGCCAAACCTGGCTCAAAAGATCCGTCACCGAAAAAGTCCTTTATCAAGAAGGTTCCTGGAGAGGACCTGTACGTGGGGGCTGGTTACTATTTGGACACAAAACCTGCCGGTCGATAA
- a CDS encoding TetR/AcrR family transcriptional regulator, translating to MGVSATFRGLDGRKQQRILSAALTEFAEEGYSGASVNAIVKRVGISKGSLFNYFYDKRGLFHFVFEKALEAVKDYLKEVRDETSSDDLFTRLEKSLLAGVAFIKSHPRVFKIYLRVLFENGLPDRNSLIKSIRRLSIQYLIEFVETAKSRGEVQSDVDAKEAAFVIEAVLERFLQVYGVQSLDAGLGLYKASDDEVKRWAKRVVSLLRTGLAGSGA from the coding sequence TTGGGAGTCTCAGCGACGTTTCGAGGGCTCGACGGCCGTAAGCAACAGCGGATCCTTTCCGCTGCCTTAACTGAATTCGCGGAAGAAGGGTATTCAGGCGCTTCCGTGAACGCGATAGTTAAGAGAGTCGGTATCTCCAAGGGGTCTCTTTTCAATTATTTTTACGATAAACGAGGCCTGTTCCATTTCGTCTTCGAAAAGGCCTTGGAAGCGGTTAAGGACTATCTTAAGGAGGTCAGAGACGAGACCTCTTCTGATGACCTTTTCACCCGGCTTGAGAAATCACTCCTGGCCGGGGTGGCGTTCATTAAATCTCACCCCCGTGTATTCAAGATCTACCTGAGAGTCCTTTTCGAAAATGGCCTGCCCGATAGGAATTCCCTCATCAAATCCATCCGGCGATTATCCATTCAATACTTGATTGAGTTTGTAGAAACGGCCAAATCCAGAGGAGAAGTTCAAAGCGATGTTGATGCCAAGGAAGCCGCATTCGTGATAGAGGCCGTTTTGGAGCGCTTTCTCCAGGTATATGGCGTCCAGTCTCTGGATGCGGGCCTCGGGCTGTACAAGGCTTCGGACGATGAGGTCAAGCGCTGGGCCAAGAGGGTTGTCAGCCTGCTGAGAACGGGCCTCGCCGGCTCCGGTGCCTAA
- the mqnB gene encoding futalosine hydrolase, which yields MVTCIVAALDSELDQAKKELNARLSRTASGFIYYIGVLRQNPIYLAPVGAGIVSAAVTLGHLLTHMKPDQVIMAGSAGALPGSGLEIGDVAVASSEILAELGICSGEGVGEADSLNLLGFRQTIELDEHLGCSIVEKAEKTFKVYRGVFLSVAGVSNQPSHALTRAGRFGALVENMEGYALALAGMRFGIKVAEVRGVSNIAGIRDKSAWNLDLANERAQSLVLNYLRREY from the coding sequence ATGGTTACGTGTATCGTCGCAGCCCTCGACTCGGAGTTGGACCAGGCAAAAAAGGAACTCAACGCTCGTTTAAGCAGAACGGCTTCCGGGTTTATCTACTACATCGGAGTTCTGCGCCAAAACCCGATATATCTTGCTCCGGTGGGAGCAGGCATCGTCTCGGCCGCAGTGACTTTGGGACATCTCTTGACCCACATGAAGCCTGATCAAGTGATCATGGCAGGGTCAGCCGGGGCCCTACCCGGCTCGGGCTTGGAGATCGGTGACGTCGCAGTGGCCTCGTCGGAAATTCTGGCTGAATTGGGGATCTGCTCGGGGGAAGGTGTGGGTGAGGCCGATTCACTGAACTTGCTGGGGTTCAGGCAGACCATAGAGTTGGACGAGCATCTGGGTTGCTCTATCGTGGAGAAGGCTGAAAAAACATTCAAGGTGTATCGAGGCGTTTTCTTGAGCGTCGCAGGAGTGTCGAATCAACCGTCTCACGCTTTGACGAGAGCCGGTCGTTTCGGCGCACTGGTGGAAAATATGGAAGGGTATGCTCTGGCTCTGGCAGGAATGAGGTTCGGAATAAAAGTTGCCGAGGTGCGAGGAGTAAGCAACATTGCCGGCATTCGCGACAAATCGGCCTGGAATCTGGACCTTGCCAACGAGCGGGCCCAATCGCTAGTCCTGAATTATTTGCGGAGGGAATATTGA
- a CDS encoding 1,4-dihydroxy-6-naphthoate synthase: MISLKIGYSPCPNDTFIMAALAENRLATPLMFEPVVADVETLNQWAVEERLEVTKLSFMALGQVRNSYGLLSAGGALGWGCGPLLVARPGRTVADLGHGVVAAPGAMTTAALLLSLFHGKQPNFRHMVFSDVMPAVASGEADFGLVIHEGRFTLGSYGLESLVDLGSWWEQETGRPIPLGGIAVRRDLGYELAQMVDQAIRGSVLDALGSPDQTMSYVQSHSQEMDRDVMAQHIKLYVNSFSVDLSEEGREAVALLFAKAEEAGLLPRSAMPLMAFPV; encoded by the coding sequence TTGATTTCGCTCAAGATCGGTTATTCACCGTGCCCAAATGATACGTTCATCATGGCCGCTCTGGCGGAGAATCGCCTGGCCACTCCCTTGATGTTCGAGCCGGTGGTGGCTGACGTGGAAACCCTCAATCAGTGGGCTGTCGAAGAAAGGCTGGAAGTGACCAAACTGAGCTTCATGGCTCTAGGGCAGGTCAGGAATTCCTATGGCCTGCTATCCGCCGGTGGCGCTTTGGGTTGGGGATGCGGTCCTCTCCTAGTGGCCCGACCCGGCCGGACGGTTGCCGACTTGGGGCACGGAGTTGTGGCAGCCCCTGGGGCCATGACAACTGCTGCACTCCTATTGAGCCTATTCCACGGCAAGCAGCCAAATTTCAGACATATGGTCTTTTCAGATGTCATGCCTGCCGTGGCAAGTGGAGAGGCCGACTTCGGACTGGTTATTCACGAAGGCCGCTTCACATTGGGGTCCTATGGACTGGAGTCATTGGTGGATCTGGGCTCCTGGTGGGAACAGGAAACCGGCCGTCCCATTCCCCTCGGTGGAATTGCAGTTCGTCGCGACCTGGGTTATGAACTGGCGCAAATGGTGGATCAGGCCATTCGGGGATCTGTCCTGGATGCGTTGGGTTCCCCGGATCAAACCATGAGTTATGTTCAGTCACACTCCCAGGAGATGGACCGGGATGTGATGGCTCAGCACATTAAGCTTTATGTCAATTCTTTCAGTGTTGACCTCTCCGAGGAAGGCCGGGAAGCAGTGGCTTTGCTCTTCGCAAAGGCCGAGGAAGCCGGTCTCCTACCTCGTTCGGCCATGCCTTTGATGGCCTTCCCTGTTTGA
- a CDS encoding UbiA family prenyltransferase, which produces MLIPAGFVETTRRLLALVKIEHTLFGFPLALTGAILAARGLPEVKVLALIIVAFASARAAAMAFNRVVDRHSDAANPRTAAREIPSGLVRPAQAWGLVVVACAVFFLAAWGLNEVCLFFSPLVLAILIGYSYTKRFTWLCHIFLGLCLGLAPIAGWLAVTPQWSWIPVVFALGVVFWVAGFDMIYACQDVDFDRTSGLHSLPAKLGTRAALRLAGAAHLLAFAFFLSAGALANLNWSFYILSLITAGLLLWEHRIVRPDDLTRLDLAFFKVNSMVSLSLIAAVSSGLV; this is translated from the coding sequence ATGCTCATTCCCGCCGGTTTCGTTGAAACGACCCGCAGACTCCTGGCGTTGGTGAAGATCGAACATACGTTGTTCGGCTTCCCCTTGGCGCTGACCGGCGCGATCCTAGCCGCGCGGGGTCTCCCGGAGGTCAAAGTTCTGGCACTTATCATCGTCGCGTTCGCGAGCGCCAGAGCCGCGGCCATGGCCTTCAACCGTGTGGTGGACCGGCATTCGGACGCGGCCAATCCCCGGACCGCCGCACGAGAAATCCCCTCAGGCCTTGTTAGGCCCGCTCAGGCCTGGGGTTTGGTTGTGGTGGCCTGCGCGGTCTTCTTTCTGGCCGCATGGGGCCTGAACGAAGTATGCCTTTTCTTCTCTCCCCTGGTCTTGGCCATATTGATCGGATACTCCTATACCAAGCGCTTTACCTGGTTGTGCCACATCTTTCTGGGACTATGCCTTGGTTTAGCTCCCATTGCCGGTTGGCTGGCTGTAACACCTCAATGGTCTTGGATTCCGGTGGTTTTTGCCCTGGGTGTGGTTTTCTGGGTAGCAGGGTTCGACATGATATACGCGTGCCAAGACGTGGATTTCGATCGGACAAGCGGGCTTCATTCCTTGCCCGCAAAGTTGGGGACCCGCGCGGCCTTGCGTTTGGCCGGGGCGGCACATCTGCTTGCATTCGCGTTTTTCCTCTCAGCGGGCGCGCTGGCCAACCTGAATTGGTCATTCTACATTCTGAGCCTGATAACCGCGGGCTTGCTGCTCTGGGAGCATCGAATAGTCAGGCCGGACGACTTGACCCGGCTGGATTTGGCCTTCTTTAAGGTAAATTCGATGGTTTCTCTGAGTTTGATCGCGGCGGTTTCTTCAGGACTGGTGTGA
- a CDS encoding menaquinone biosynthesis decarboxylase, translated as MPFDSLQDLVNFLEDRGQLARIKESVSPCLEITEVTDRVVKKAGPALLFERPTNYDFPVLTNVYGSLERIKWIFNTEGLDGLGGRFKEFLEMKPPGSFVEKIKLFPKLKELASALPKQVKDAACQEIVQTTEANLRELPVLTCWPLDGGPFITLPVVITRDPDTGRRNVGMYRMQIYDDRTAGMHWHIHKGGATHFRRAKDKLPVAVALGPDPITTYAAIAPMPEDVDELLLAGFLRQKRVPVVKCITCDLEVPAESQFVLEGYVLPGETRVEGPFGDHTGFYSPADHYPVFHLTAITRRSKPMYPATIVGRPPMEDAFLGKVTERLFLPLLRTQLPEIVDMNLPIEGVFHNLCFVSIDKRYPGHAHKVMHALWGLGQMMFTKIIMVFDREVNVQDTGEVLFHLGANVDPARDLCLAKGPVDALDHASSLPHLGSKMGFDCTRKWPEEGYSRDWPELIRMDGEVVARVDAIWDKLKL; from the coding sequence ATGCCTTTTGACAGTCTGCAAGATCTGGTGAACTTCCTCGAAGACCGAGGCCAGTTGGCTCGAATTAAAGAGAGTGTCAGTCCGTGTCTGGAAATCACGGAAGTGACCGATCGAGTCGTGAAAAAGGCCGGACCGGCTCTTCTCTTCGAGCGTCCCACTAACTATGACTTTCCTGTATTAACCAATGTGTATGGCTCATTGGAACGGATCAAGTGGATATTCAATACCGAGGGCCTGGATGGCTTAGGCGGGCGATTCAAAGAATTTCTCGAGATGAAGCCGCCGGGCAGCTTTGTCGAAAAAATCAAGCTATTCCCCAAACTGAAGGAATTGGCTTCCGCGTTACCCAAGCAGGTCAAAGACGCGGCGTGCCAGGAGATTGTCCAGACCACCGAGGCTAATCTGCGAGAGCTGCCGGTATTGACATGCTGGCCCCTAGATGGAGGACCGTTCATCACTCTTCCCGTGGTGATAACGCGTGATCCCGACACCGGCAGGCGCAATGTGGGTATGTATAGGATGCAGATATATGACGACCGGACAGCCGGCATGCATTGGCATATACACAAAGGAGGGGCAACGCATTTCCGCCGAGCCAAAGACAAGCTGCCGGTCGCCGTGGCCCTGGGGCCGGATCCAATAACCACGTACGCGGCCATTGCCCCGATGCCGGAGGACGTGGATGAACTCCTTCTGGCAGGGTTCCTCAGACAAAAGCGGGTGCCAGTAGTCAAGTGCATTACATGCGACCTGGAAGTTCCTGCGGAGTCGCAATTCGTTCTCGAAGGCTATGTCCTGCCGGGCGAGACGCGGGTGGAGGGACCCTTCGGCGATCATACAGGGTTCTATTCGCCTGCGGATCATTATCCGGTATTTCACTTGACGGCAATTACCAGGCGGAGCAAGCCCATGTATCCGGCCACGATCGTGGGAAGGCCCCCAATGGAGGACGCTTTTCTGGGCAAAGTTACGGAGCGCCTGTTCTTGCCTCTGCTCAGAACCCAACTGCCTGAGATCGTGGACATGAATCTGCCCATCGAAGGTGTTTTTCACAATCTTTGTTTCGTTTCCATCGACAAGCGCTATCCCGGCCACGCTCATAAGGTTATGCATGCCCTGTGGGGTCTAGGCCAAATGATGTTCACCAAGATCATCATGGTCTTTGACCGAGAGGTCAATGTTCAGGACACAGGCGAAGTCCTGTTTCATTTAGGCGCAAACGTCGATCCGGCCCGGGACCTGTGTCTGGCAAAAGGTCCGGTGGACGCTCTTGACCACGCTTCGTCATTGCCGCACCTGGGTTCCAAAATGGGGTTTGACTGCACCCGCAAATGGCCTGAGGAAGGCTATAGCCGCGACTGGCCCGAACTGATCCGGATGGATGGCGAGGTCGTCGCCAGAGTCGACGCGATCTGGGACAAGTTGAAGCTATAA
- a CDS encoding fructose-bisphosphate aldolase (catalyzes the reversible formation of fructose 1,6-bisphosphate from glycerone phosphate and D-glyceraldehyde 3-phosphate), translating to MDGKAWRLRRIVNPLDGRTVIVPLDHGVTVGPIPGLVSPKTALARICHAGPDAVIIHKGLVRYLPRDADSGMGLIIHLSAATNLYAQGAKALVTGVDDAMALGADGVSVHVNFSGPKETEMLADLGKVADRCLALGMPLLVMAYLRGGTLAENDPKGLAVAARACAELGADLVKLPWPGSVEAFTEIVAGCPVGVVVAGGDRHASVESLERRVETALAVGAAGVAAGRNVFQDSDPAAVLRRLLRLVHPSAGFPKALPLARSVGS from the coding sequence ATGGACGGGAAGGCTTGGCGTCTCAGGAGGATTGTAAATCCCCTTGATGGGAGGACCGTGATTGTGCCACTCGATCACGGAGTAACCGTGGGGCCGATTCCAGGCCTGGTATCCCCCAAGACAGCGCTGGCGCGCATCTGTCATGCAGGCCCTGATGCAGTTATAATTCACAAAGGCCTGGTGCGCTATTTGCCGCGGGACGCCGATTCGGGCATGGGGCTTATTATTCATCTGTCCGCGGCCACCAACCTTTACGCTCAGGGCGCCAAGGCGCTCGTCACCGGAGTTGACGACGCGATGGCCCTCGGCGCTGACGGCGTCTCCGTTCATGTGAACTTCAGCGGACCAAAGGAAACGGAAATGCTCGCCGATCTCGGCAAAGTGGCTGATCGCTGTCTGGCGCTGGGCATGCCGTTGCTGGTCATGGCTTACCTGAGGGGAGGAACGCTGGCGGAAAACGATCCCAAGGGACTGGCTGTTGCCGCCCGTGCCTGCGCAGAGTTGGGTGCCGACCTGGTGAAATTGCCCTGGCCGGGTTCGGTTGAAGCCTTCACCGAAATTGTGGCAGGATGCCCGGTTGGAGTGGTCGTCGCCGGCGGCGATCGCCATGCCTCCGTGGAGAGCCTGGAGAGGCGTGTGGAAACAGCTTTGGCCGTAGGAGCCGCGGGTGTGGCTGCCGGTCGTAATGTGTTTCAGGACTCTGACCCGGCCGCTGTCCTGAGAAGGCTATTGCGGTTGGTCCACCCCTCCGCAGGTTTCCCTAAGGCGCTGCCCTTGGCAAGGAGTGTGGGGTCATAA
- a CDS encoding menaquinone biosynthesis protein → MNPIRLGRMAYINTLPVDWGLVNGGFGDLVTLRRGTPTTLNRLLAEGQLDASPVSSVAAAEHAADWLVFDHLCIGCRGDVGSVILQSDVPVEQLGGRSIAVTAESATAVRLLQILLSHHWKVEAKLVTENGRTVPRLLIGDPALKTAQSNPAGFVYDLGRAWRDYTGRGFVFGLWCVRRAFVEENPWETRMLYDLLRASRAQGLAENRKVMDEAANVTGLDAQKIESYFAKLVFDLDNELWSGLTHFLALLGHDPGSLRRFGEVGQWTGRLGVSGGL, encoded by the coding sequence ATGAATCCGATCAGACTTGGGCGCATGGCGTATATCAACACTCTCCCCGTGGACTGGGGGCTCGTGAATGGGGGCTTCGGCGACTTGGTCACCTTGAGGCGAGGAACTCCAACCACCTTGAATCGTCTGCTGGCAGAAGGACAATTGGACGCGAGTCCGGTCTCGTCGGTTGCCGCTGCGGAGCATGCCGCGGACTGGCTGGTCTTTGACCATTTGTGCATCGGATGCCGAGGCGATGTGGGGAGCGTCATACTACAGTCCGACGTACCGGTGGAGCAACTTGGAGGCCGATCCATAGCCGTAACAGCTGAGTCTGCCACAGCGGTGCGGCTTCTACAAATCCTGTTGTCGCACCACTGGAAGGTGGAAGCGAAATTGGTGACCGAGAATGGAAGAACCGTTCCGCGGCTTCTCATTGGCGATCCCGCGCTCAAGACCGCACAGTCCAATCCGGCCGGCTTTGTCTACGACCTGGGGCGGGCATGGCGCGATTATACGGGCAGAGGTTTTGTTTTCGGTTTGTGGTGCGTTCGACGGGCATTCGTCGAGGAAAACCCCTGGGAAACCAGGATGCTTTACGACCTTCTACGCGCCTCGCGTGCTCAAGGCCTGGCCGAGAACCGGAAAGTGATGGACGAAGCCGCCAATGTGACCGGCTTGGATGCACAAAAGATCGAAAGTTACTTTGCTAAACTGGTCTTTGACCTTGATAACGAACTCTGGAGCGGACTTACGCACTTCTTGGCATTGCTTGGCCACGATCCCGGTTCGCTCAGGCGTTTTGGAGAGGTAGGGCAATGGACGGGAAGGCTTGGCGTCTCAGGAGGATTGTAA
- a CDS encoding amidohydrolase family protein yields MRKRVHRAGWILVKPGVWIENGMVEVVDGGIAQIGKSRAGAEIIDHGPGVIMPALINAHTHLSLSALHGRLDTGKGFVNWVQELITARSGLSAEEISSAAARAAQGIKDSGTGLVAEVGPAEPGATAMRANGLEGIVFEEVLGNSCEQRALPRDENGLTFSFAGHGLHTTAPNVLRSLKSATLEQNRIFSIHLAESDAETEFLECGNGPWAELLDSRGIDFAHWGIGGERPVHRAVRLGLLGPGTLAVHLLQVDDAEMAVLADTRTAVCVCPRSNFLLHGQLPDIQALLAAGLAPALGTDSAASAWSLSLFDEMAFVSERYPGLSPDRLLAFATVNAAKALDKPDMGTVEPGQRAYLIYVDIAAGSGQEAALQLVAGRPDRVEWL; encoded by the coding sequence ATGAGAAAGAGGGTTCACAGGGCCGGCTGGATCTTAGTGAAGCCTGGCGTGTGGATCGAGAACGGCATGGTTGAAGTCGTCGACGGCGGTATTGCACAAATCGGCAAGAGCAGGGCCGGCGCGGAAATCATCGACCACGGGCCTGGTGTCATAATGCCTGCCTTGATAAATGCTCACACTCATTTGAGCTTGTCCGCGCTCCACGGGCGGCTGGACACCGGAAAAGGATTTGTCAATTGGGTGCAGGAATTGATAACGGCCAGATCCGGGCTGTCCGCGGAGGAGATTTCGTCGGCAGCCGCAAGAGCTGCACAGGGCATCAAAGATTCCGGCACTGGGCTGGTCGCGGAAGTGGGGCCCGCGGAGCCGGGCGCAACCGCAATGAGGGCCAATGGGTTGGAAGGGATCGTCTTCGAGGAGGTCCTTGGCAATTCCTGCGAACAGAGGGCTTTGCCCCGCGATGAAAACGGGCTGACCTTTTCGTTTGCCGGTCACGGTCTCCACACTACGGCTCCGAATGTTTTGAGGTCTCTTAAGTCGGCAACCTTGGAGCAAAACCGTATTTTTTCAATCCATTTGGCCGAATCCGACGCTGAGACCGAGTTCCTAGAATGCGGCAATGGGCCGTGGGCTGAACTTCTCGATTCACGAGGGATAGATTTCGCGCACTGGGGGATAGGAGGCGAGCGGCCTGTGCATAGGGCTGTCCGGCTCGGCCTGCTCGGTCCGGGAACCTTGGCGGTCCACCTGCTGCAAGTCGATGACGCGGAGATGGCCGTTTTGGCCGATACGCGGACAGCCGTTTGTGTGTGCCCCAGGTCTAATTTCCTGCTACATGGCCAATTGCCGGACATTCAGGCTTTGCTTGCAGCCGGTCTAGCACCGGCCCTGGGAACGGACTCGGCGGCAAGCGCGTGGTCGTTGAGTCTGTTCGACGAGATGGCTTTCGTCAGCGAGAGATATCCTGGTCTGAGCCCGGACAGGTTGCTGGCTTTCGCCACGGTCAATGCAGCGAAGGCCTTGGACAAGCCTGACATGGGGACCGTAGAGCCCGGGCAAAGGGCCTACCTGATCTATGTGGACATTGCTGCCGGCTCCGGGCAAGAGGCTGCGCTTCAATTGGTCGCGGGGAGACCTGACCGGGTGGAATGGCTATGA